In a single window of the Desulfovibrio mangrovi genome:
- the crcB gene encoding fluoride efflux transporter CrcB, with the protein MQKLFLLFIAGGLGSLSRYALAGLVQRLSGSSFPAGTFAVNCIGCLLFGLVWSFFEDRLSLPPETRVIVLTGFMGAFTTFSTYIFETANLISASQWAYAVANCVGQLLIGLIFLWIGLSLGRLV; encoded by the coding sequence TTGCAGAAACTCTTTCTGCTGTTCATTGCCGGAGGATTGGGAAGCCTGAGCCGTTACGCGCTGGCGGGCTTGGTGCAACGCCTTTCCGGGTCATCCTTTCCGGCAGGCACATTTGCCGTAAACTGCATAGGCTGCCTTCTTTTCGGACTGGTCTGGAGTTTTTTTGAAGACCGGCTTTCCTTGCCGCCGGAAACCCGTGTGATCGTGCTGACAGGCTTCATGGGCGCATTCACCACGTTCTCAACCTATATTTTTGAAACAGCCAACCTCATCAGTGCATCGCAATGGGCCTATGCCGTTGCAAACTGCGTTGGCCAACTGCTTATCGGCCTGATCTTCCTCTGGATCGGCCTTTCACTGGGACGGCTGGTGTAA
- the aat gene encoding leucyl/phenylalanyl-tRNA--protein transferase, with amino-acid sequence MNVFWLPEKGVDFPNPELADAEGLLAIGGDLSVERLISSYACGIFPWYNDESPILWWSPDPRFVLYPESLHISRSLRKVIKARQFTVTMDTAFEQVIRNCACSPRPDQCGTWIVPDMISAYCELHLHGIAHSVEVWREGRLVGGMYGVSLGGVFFGESMFYREPNASKVGLVWLVRFLQQNGFTLLDCQQVTHNLRRFGAQEVRRSDFLAQLKKALRSPTRQGLWEIPEDFFPL; translated from the coding sequence ATGAACGTATTCTGGCTGCCGGAAAAAGGGGTGGACTTTCCCAATCCTGAACTGGCCGACGCGGAAGGCCTGCTCGCCATTGGCGGCGACCTTTCCGTGGAGCGGCTCATCTCTTCTTACGCCTGCGGCATTTTTCCGTGGTACAATGACGAAAGCCCCATTCTATGGTGGTCTCCCGACCCCCGCTTCGTTCTGTACCCTGAATCTCTGCATATCTCCCGCAGCCTGCGCAAGGTCATCAAGGCGCGGCAGTTTACCGTGACCATGGATACGGCCTTTGAGCAGGTGATACGAAACTGCGCCTGTTCACCGCGTCCCGATCAATGCGGAACGTGGATAGTGCCCGACATGATCTCTGCTTATTGCGAACTGCATCTGCATGGCATCGCGCATTCTGTGGAGGTGTGGCGGGAGGGCAGGCTGGTGGGCGGGATGTATGGTGTTTCCCTTGGGGGCGTGTTTTTCGGCGAATCCATGTTCTACCGCGAGCCTAATGCTTCCAAGGTGGGGCTGGTGTGGCTTGTGCGGTTTCTGCAGCAGAACGGCTTTACTCTGCTGGACTGCCAGCAGGTGACGCATAACCTGCGTCGTTTTGGTGCGCAGGAAGTGCGCAGAAGCGACTTTCTCGCCCAATTGAAAAAGGCCCTGCGTTCACCGACGAGGCAGGGCCTTTGGGAGATTCCTGAAGATTTCTTTCCCCTCTAG
- a CDS encoding DUF190 domain-containing protein, which yields MVSLPEQAQRLCIYTGERDTHAGRPLYEIIVEMARKRGLAGATVTRGVSGFGANSLVHTVKVLRLSEDLPLLIQIVDTAEKIEAFLPELDAVIKEGLVTVEPVQVIFYRHKGGRK from the coding sequence ATGGTATCTCTGCCGGAACAGGCCCAACGCCTGTGCATTTATACCGGAGAACGCGACACCCACGCAGGGCGACCGCTATACGAAATCATTGTGGAGATGGCCCGCAAAAGAGGGCTTGCCGGGGCTACTGTCACGCGCGGCGTTTCCGGCTTCGGAGCAAACAGCCTTGTTCATACCGTCAAGGTGCTGCGCCTTTCGGAAGACCTGCCCCTGCTCATCCAGATTGTGGACACGGCTGAAAAGATTGAAGCGTTCCTGCCCGAACTGGATGCCGTGATCAAGGAAGGTCTGGTCACGGTTGAGCCAGTGCAGGTTATCTTCTACCGCCACAAGGGCGGGAGAAAGTAA
- a CDS encoding class IV adenylate cyclase, producing MALEIELKFLDVDFESLGLRLVALGAVYRGRHVERNLVFDTPERTFKNSDMLLRLRTKIRRDGETAVLTLKRPPKGPVPDDVKVYDELETVVQDFDGMRGILEGLGYDAAFRYEKMREEWTLDGVEICLDTMPFGNVAELEGEREAIIACAEKLGLSMETSSTGTYHDVNRDWRVAQGLPHDDNFCFSSSRLHELFEGL from the coding sequence ATGGCTTTGGAAATAGAATTGAAATTTTTGGATGTCGACTTCGAATCGCTTGGACTGAGGCTCGTTGCCCTTGGTGCCGTGTATCGCGGCAGGCATGTTGAACGTAATTTGGTTTTTGATACGCCGGAGCGTACGTTCAAGAACAGCGATATGCTGTTGCGCCTGCGTACGAAGATTCGCAGGGATGGCGAAACCGCCGTGCTCACGCTCAAGCGCCCGCCGAAGGGACCTGTTCCCGACGACGTGAAGGTGTATGATGAGCTGGAGACCGTGGTGCAGGACTTTGACGGCATGCGCGGCATTCTGGAAGGGCTGGGATATGACGCCGCCTTCCGCTACGAGAAGATGCGCGAAGAATGGACATTGGACGGTGTGGAGATTTGCCTAGATACCATGCCGTTCGGCAACGTGGCGGAACTGGAAGGCGAACGCGAGGCCATTATTGCCTGCGCGGAGAAACTTGGTCTTTCCATGGAGACATCGAGCACCGGCACCTACCACGATGTGAATCGTGACTGGCGTGTTGCGCAGGGATTGCCGCACGATGATAATTTCTGTTTCTCCTCTTCGCGGTTGCATGAACTTTTTGAGGGATTATAA
- the uvrB gene encoding excinuclease ABC subunit UvrB — MQDNQFKLSTEFTPQGDQPQAISELVENLNAGIRDQILLGATGTGKTFTVAQTIAATQRPALVLAPNKTLAAQLYNEFKELFPHNAVEYFVSYYDYYQPEAYVPSSDTYIEKDSSINDNIDKLRHAATHALLTRRDVIIIASVSCIYGLGSPEYYAKLVIPVETGQQLSMDSLIERLVNVQYERNDYDFHRGTFRVRGDVLEIIPAYHHERALRLEFFGDEIESMSEIDPVTGNVLGSVGKTVIYPASHYVSDRDNLNRAVGDIRVELQHRLADFRDSGKLVEAQRLEQRTMLDLEMIEEMGFCTGIENYSRHLDNRAEGSPPSCLLDYFPEDFVLYVDESHITVSQVGAMFKGDRSRKQTLVDYGFRLPSALDNRPLNFDEFLERIGQVVYVSATPGKWEQERSQGLVVEQIIRPTGLLDPLVEVRPVKGQMDDLLGECKQRAARDERVLVTTLTKRMAEDLTEYFNNMGTVTRYLHSDIDTMERMAILQALRRKEFDVLIGINLLREGLDIPEVSLVAILDADKEGFLRSTGSLIQTFGRAARNAEGRVILYADAVTRSMRAAMDETARRREKQEAFNAEHGITPATIRKKLESSFDSLYSPAETKGKGRGKAAPAMPAEEWGLSSEDIGKRIQQLEREMREAAKDLEFEKAAELRDRIQLLRQRLMAAD; from the coding sequence ATGCAAGACAATCAATTCAAGCTCAGTACGGAATTTACGCCGCAAGGCGATCAGCCTCAGGCCATATCGGAACTGGTGGAGAACCTGAATGCGGGTATCCGCGACCAGATCCTGCTTGGCGCGACCGGTACCGGCAAGACCTTTACCGTGGCCCAGACCATCGCGGCCACGCAGCGTCCCGCGCTGGTACTTGCTCCCAACAAGACTCTTGCCGCGCAGCTCTACAACGAGTTCAAGGAACTCTTTCCGCATAATGCGGTGGAATATTTCGTCAGTTATTACGACTACTACCAGCCTGAAGCCTATGTTCCTTCTTCCGATACCTACATCGAGAAGGACTCGTCCATAAACGATAACATAGACAAGCTGCGGCATGCGGCTACGCATGCGTTGCTTACGCGGCGCGATGTGATCATCATCGCCTCGGTTTCCTGCATCTACGGCCTCGGTTCGCCGGAATACTACGCCAAGCTGGTCATCCCTGTGGAGACAGGGCAGCAACTGAGCATGGACTCCCTTATCGAGCGCCTGGTGAATGTGCAGTACGAGCGTAACGATTACGACTTCCACCGAGGCACCTTCCGTGTGCGGGGCGATGTGCTTGAAATCATTCCCGCCTACCACCACGAGCGGGCGCTCAGACTGGAATTCTTCGGTGATGAGATAGAATCCATGAGCGAGATTGATCCCGTTACCGGCAATGTGCTGGGCAGCGTGGGCAAGACGGTCATCTATCCCGCAAGCCACTATGTTTCCGACCGCGACAACCTGAATCGTGCCGTGGGCGACATTCGTGTGGAACTGCAGCACAGGCTTGCGGACTTCCGTGATTCGGGGAAGCTGGTAGAGGCGCAACGCCTTGAACAGCGAACCATGCTTGATTTGGAGATGATCGAGGAGATGGGGTTCTGCACGGGCATCGAAAACTATTCCCGCCATCTGGACAACCGTGCGGAAGGCTCGCCGCCTTCCTGTCTGCTGGACTACTTCCCGGAAGACTTTGTGCTGTATGTGGACGAAAGCCACATTACTGTTTCGCAGGTGGGGGCCATGTTCAAGGGCGACCGTTCCCGCAAGCAGACGCTGGTTGATTACGGCTTCCGTCTGCCATCCGCGCTGGACAACAGGCCGCTGAATTTTGACGAGTTTCTCGAACGCATCGGACAGGTTGTCTATGTGTCCGCAACTCCGGGAAAATGGGAGCAGGAACGTTCTCAGGGCCTGGTTGTGGAACAGATCATCCGTCCCACAGGCCTTCTTGATCCGCTGGTGGAAGTGCGTCCCGTCAAGGGGCAGATGGACGACCTGCTGGGCGAGTGCAAGCAGCGCGCTGCACGTGACGAACGCGTTCTAGTGACCACCCTTACCAAGCGCATGGCTGAAGACCTCACGGAATACTTTAACAATATGGGCACGGTCACGCGCTACCTGCATTCAGACATAGACACCATGGAGCGCATGGCCATTCTGCAGGCGCTCAGACGCAAGGAGTTTGATGTGCTCATTGGCATAAATCTCCTGCGTGAAGGGCTTGATATACCGGAAGTTTCTCTGGTAGCTATTCTTGATGCGGACAAGGAGGGCTTTTTGCGCTCCACTGGCTCGCTCATCCAGACCTTTGGCCGCGCCGCGCGTAATGCCGAAGGCCGCGTGATACTGTATGCGGATGCCGTAACCCGGTCCATGCGGGCGGCTATGGATGAAACCGCGCGCCGCAGGGAAAAGCAGGAGGCGTTTAATGCCGAGCATGGCATTACGCCTGCCACCATTCGCAAGAAGTTGGAAAGCTCCTTTGATTCCCTTTACTCTCCGGCCGAGACCAAGGGCAAGGGCAGGGGCAAGGCTGCACCGGCCATGCCCGCGGAAGAGTGGGGCCTTTCCTCTGAAGACATCGGCAAGCGTATCCAGCAGCTTGAGCGCGAAATGCGCGAGGCTGCCAAGGATCTGGAATTTGAGAAGGCGGCGGAACTTCGCGACCGTATTCAGCTGTTGCGTCAGCGGCTGATGGCGGCGGATTAA
- a CDS encoding protein-glutamate methylesterase/protein-glutamine glutaminase, which yields MPQRIKVLIVDDSALVRQTLADIFSADPELEVVGTASDPFVAAKRLENVVPDVITLDVEMPRMDGITFLKKIMTQHPIPVVICSAVTEKGAEATFKAMEYGAVEIITKPRISTKQFLEESAIRICDAVKAAARARMKKVTEKLAVAPKLSADAVLPPISQVTRTVGATSKVVVVGASTGGTEALANLLLSLPSNCPPVAIVQHMPEHFTNAFARRLDAMCAMHVKEAEDNDRMEPGKVLIAPGNMHMLLKRNGSHYFVELKEGPLVRRHRPSVDVLFRSAARYGGKNVVGAILTGMGDDGAVGMKEMFDAGAYTIAQDEATCVVFGMPQEAIKQGGVHKVMPLGGIPAEILRMCNGN from the coding sequence ATGCCTCAGCGAATTAAGGTTCTTATCGTCGACGACTCTGCGCTTGTACGTCAGACACTGGCAGATATCTTCAGCGCTGACCCGGAGCTGGAAGTGGTGGGAACCGCCTCTGACCCCTTCGTGGCTGCCAAGCGCCTGGAAAATGTCGTACCGGACGTCATCACACTGGATGTGGAGATGCCGCGTATGGACGGCATTACCTTCCTGAAGAAGATTATGACGCAGCATCCCATTCCCGTGGTCATTTGTTCCGCTGTCACGGAGAAAGGGGCGGAAGCCACTTTCAAGGCCATGGAGTACGGTGCGGTTGAAATTATCACCAAGCCCAGAATCAGCACCAAGCAGTTTCTTGAAGAGTCGGCCATACGTATTTGCGATGCCGTAAAGGCGGCTGCTCGTGCTCGTATGAAAAAGGTGACTGAAAAGCTGGCCGTGGCACCCAAACTGTCTGCTGATGCCGTGTTGCCACCCATTTCTCAGGTTACCCGGACCGTTGGGGCTACGAGTAAGGTTGTGGTTGTGGGGGCGTCTACAGGCGGAACGGAAGCGTTGGCAAACCTGCTGCTCAGCTTGCCCTCCAACTGTCCTCCGGTGGCCATTGTGCAGCATATGCCGGAGCATTTTACCAACGCATTTGCACGGCGCCTTGACGCCATGTGCGCCATGCATGTTAAAGAAGCCGAAGACAACGACCGCATGGAGCCCGGTAAGGTCTTGATTGCACCGGGCAATATGCATATGTTGCTCAAGCGTAATGGTTCTCATTACTTTGTTGAGCTGAAGGAGGGGCCGCTCGTCAGGCGGCATCGTCCTTCGGTTGACGTGTTGTTCCGTTCTGCTGCCCGTTACGGCGGCAAGAACGTGGTGGGAGCCATTCTTACCGGTATGGGCGACGACGGCGCGGTGGGCATGAAGGAAATGTTCGACGCGGGCGCTTATACCATTGCGCAGGATGAGGCTACGTGCGTGGTGTTCGGAATGCCTCAGGAAGCCATCAAGCAGGGCGGCGTGCATAAGGTGATGCCGCTGGGAGGCATTCCCGCCGAGATTCTGCGCATGTGTAACGGAAACTGA
- a CDS encoding NAD(P)/FAD-dependent oxidoreductase, with product MPGHLEGAILQRDKQTYAIVPRTPAGMLTPEILDTISYVCKKYEVPIIKITSGQRMALVGMREDQVEPIWEELKWKVGRATELCVHYVQACPGTAVCKLGLQDSLGFGLEIEKMFHEEPFPAKVKFGVSGCPMCCGESYVRDVGLMGTKNGWTVIVGGNSGGRPRIGDVLAENLTTDEAKALVRKFMEFYRNESGKRLRVSKFLEKVGIDAVKAAVL from the coding sequence ATGCCTGGACATCTTGAAGGCGCCATTCTGCAGCGCGACAAGCAGACTTATGCCATTGTGCCCCGTACTCCTGCGGGCATGCTGACTCCCGAGATTCTCGATACCATTTCCTACGTATGCAAGAAGTATGAAGTGCCGATCATCAAGATCACTTCCGGGCAGCGCATGGCGCTTGTGGGAATGCGGGAAGATCAGGTCGAGCCCATTTGGGAAGAACTGAAGTGGAAGGTCGGCCGCGCCACCGAACTTTGTGTGCACTATGTGCAGGCTTGCCCCGGCACTGCCGTTTGCAAGCTGGGTCTGCAGGATTCTCTGGGCTTCGGTCTTGAAATTGAAAAAATGTTCCACGAAGAGCCTTTCCCCGCCAAGGTCAAGTTCGGCGTATCCGGCTGTCCCATGTGCTGTGGCGAAAGCTACGTGCGTGACGTTGGCCTCATGGGTACCAAGAACGGCTGGACCGTCATCGTGGGCGGTAACTCCGGCGGCCGTCCCCGCATCGGCGACGTGCTGGCCGAGAACCTGACCACGGACGAAGCCAAGGCGCTCGTCCGTAAGTTCATGGAGTTCTACCGCAACGAATCCGGCAAGCGCCTGCGCGTCTCCAAGTTCCTGGAGAAGGTTGGTATAGATGCAGTAAAGGCCGCAGTGCTGTAA
- the clpA gene encoding ATP-dependent Clp protease ATP-binding subunit ClpA, with amino-acid sequence MLGKRLEAVLSDAVSEVRKRNHEFLTLEHILFAITRDEHGRHILIGCGADADALANRLEVFFSSHLEPLPADTPTEVVQTLGVQRVLQRAVVQMQSASKDKVDVGDLLAALFEEEDSYAVYFLRSQGVTRLDVLEFISHSMSEDWVEKDGVKDDSDNSGKPDALRQFCVNLTEKAREGQIDPLIGRAEELERTVQVLARRRKNNPLFVGEPGVGKTALAEGLALRIVNGNVPDSFLEASIFALDLGALLAGTKYRGDFEGRLKSVIKELKSIEGAILFIDEIHTIVGAGATSGGSMDASNILKPVLASGAIRCIGSTTYEEYRNHFEKDRALSRRFQKIDVPEPSTEECLEILKGLKPYYEDHHGVRYTHPAIKAAVELSARYINERFLPDKAIDVIDEAGAAYRLRSANRKRNTITAGDIERVVARMARIPEQHVSAGDRLKLSNLEPTLKGVVFGQDEAVNVVCRAILRSRAGLGRDDRPTGSFLFYGPTGVGKTELAKQLAQTLGVQFLRYDMSEYMEKHAVSRLIGAPPGYVGFDQGGQLTDAIRKHPYAVVLMDEIEKAHPDIFNILLQVMDYATLTDNTGRKADFRNVILIMTSNAGAREMAAKPIGFGSAVEVDVAARGLKEVEKTFSPEFRNRLDALVPFHGLSEEIMLSIVDKFVAELEAQMKDKRVRIELTDAARKRLAKLGYDPAFGARPMRRAIRRGLEDDLAREVLFGALQRGGVVKVGARKLKASEGKDVSGLTFTFTPFSGKDS; translated from the coding sequence ATGCTCGGTAAACGACTTGAAGCCGTGCTCTCTGACGCTGTTTCAGAGGTTCGCAAGCGGAACCATGAGTTTCTGACTCTTGAGCACATTCTGTTCGCCATCACCCGTGATGAACATGGCAGGCATATTCTTATCGGCTGCGGTGCGGATGCGGATGCACTTGCCAATCGACTTGAGGTGTTTTTCTCTTCCCATCTGGAGCCCCTGCCGGCAGACACCCCTACGGAAGTGGTGCAGACGCTGGGCGTGCAGCGGGTGTTGCAGCGCGCTGTGGTGCAGATGCAGTCCGCCAGCAAGGACAAGGTGGACGTGGGCGACCTGCTCGCCGCCCTGTTCGAGGAGGAGGATTCCTATGCTGTATACTTCCTCCGCTCCCAGGGCGTGACGCGCCTGGATGTGCTTGAATTCATCTCCCACTCCATGTCTGAAGACTGGGTGGAGAAGGATGGCGTGAAGGATGATTCGGACAACTCAGGCAAGCCGGATGCCTTGCGCCAGTTCTGCGTGAATCTTACGGAGAAGGCGAGGGAAGGGCAGATCGACCCGCTCATCGGACGTGCCGAGGAACTGGAGCGCACAGTGCAGGTGCTGGCCCGTCGCCGCAAAAACAATCCCCTGTTTGTCGGCGAACCCGGCGTGGGCAAGACGGCTCTTGCCGAAGGACTTGCCCTGCGCATCGTCAACGGCAATGTGCCGGACAGCTTTCTTGAAGCCAGCATCTTTGCATTGGACCTTGGCGCTTTGCTCGCAGGCACCAAGTATCGTGGGGACTTCGAGGGGCGTCTCAAGAGTGTCATCAAGGAGCTGAAGTCCATTGAAGGGGCTATTCTCTTCATCGATGAGATTCACACCATAGTGGGCGCTGGCGCAACAAGTGGAGGCTCGATGGATGCTTCCAACATCCTCAAGCCTGTGCTGGCATCCGGTGCTATTCGTTGCATCGGTTCCACAACCTACGAAGAATACCGCAACCATTTCGAAAAGGATCGCGCCCTTTCACGGCGTTTCCAGAAGATAGACGTGCCGGAGCCTTCCACGGAGGAGTGCCTTGAAATTCTGAAGGGGCTCAAGCCGTATTACGAAGACCATCATGGAGTCCGCTACACGCATCCGGCCATCAAGGCTGCGGTGGAACTTTCCGCCCGTTACATCAACGAGCGCTTTCTGCCGGACAAGGCCATAGACGTCATAGACGAGGCCGGAGCCGCATATCGTCTGCGGAGCGCCAACCGCAAGCGCAACACCATTACGGCGGGAGATATCGAACGTGTGGTGGCGCGTATGGCCCGTATTCCCGAGCAGCATGTCTCCGCAGGCGACAGGCTGAAGCTGTCCAATCTGGAACCTACGCTCAAGGGCGTGGTTTTCGGACAGGATGAAGCCGTGAACGTGGTTTGCCGCGCCATCTTGCGCAGTCGAGCGGGACTCGGCAGGGACGACAGGCCCACGGGCTCCTTTCTCTTCTATGGTCCTACGGGTGTTGGCAAGACCGAACTGGCAAAGCAGCTTGCCCAGACGCTCGGCGTGCAGTTCCTGCGTTACGACATGAGCGAATACATGGAAAAGCATGCCGTGTCGCGTCTCATCGGCGCTCCTCCCGGGTATGTGGGCTTTGATCAGGGCGGTCAGCTTACCGACGCCATTCGCAAGCATCCCTATGCCGTGGTGCTCATGGACGAGATTGAAAAGGCGCATCCGGATATTTTCAATATCCTGCTGCAGGTCATGGACTACGCCACGCTTACCGACAACACGGGACGCAAGGCGGACTTCCGTAACGTCATTCTCATCATGACCTCCAACGCCGGTGCCCGTGAGATGGCGGCCAAGCCCATCGGTTTCGGTTCCGCTGTGGAGGTGGATGTGGCGGCCCGCGGCCTGAAGGAAGTGGAAAAGACCTTCTCGCCGGAATTCCGTAACAGGTTGGATGCGCTGGTGCCCTTCCATGGTCTCTCCGAAGAGATCATGCTCAGCATTGTGGACAAGTTCGTGGCGGAACTGGAAGCCCAGATGAAGGATAAGCGTGTGCGCATTGAGTTGACCGATGCCGCCCGCAAGCGTCTGGCCAAACTTGGCTATGATCCCGCCTTCGGTGCCCGCCCCATGCGCAGGGCTATCCGGCGTGGCCTTGAGGATGACCTTGCCCGAGAAGTGCTCTTCGGAGCTTTGCAGCGGGGTGGGGTTGTCAAGGTAGGTGCCCGAAAACTCAAGGCATCGGAAGGGAAGGATGTTTCCGGTTTGACCTTTACCTTCACGCCGTTTTCCGGCAAGGATAGTTGA
- a CDS encoding potassium channel family protein encodes MAYNVKKKTPFLTRVLRMRNQLGFFWPLVLSQVSLVTVSLGAIYGYMLIEGWNFWDSFYMVVITLSTIGFGEVHPLSQEGRVLTTFVILTGVGNFAFILGAFSQLIVEGRLFKLLGRRRVLKTISKLRGHCIICGYGRIGSVVAQEIMDEGYDIVVIENDPKAVERLEEDGVLHISGDATSDEVLAEAGIGHAQSLIASLSEDSQNVYVVLSARQLNKDINIVARAGAQEHVGKLKLAGANVVLMPNRIGGVRMAQSVLRPTVTSFMELAHKKTTQDIQMEELTISETSELVGKNLIESGIRPRFNLIIIAIKKAGQDMTFNPEPKTVLSAGDTVIAVGSTSSFEQFEEIL; translated from the coding sequence ATGGCCTACAACGTCAAAAAGAAGACTCCATTTCTTACGCGGGTTCTGCGCATGCGCAATCAGCTGGGTTTTTTCTGGCCGCTTGTGCTCAGTCAGGTTTCGCTGGTCACTGTATCCTTGGGTGCCATCTACGGGTACATGCTTATTGAGGGATGGAACTTCTGGGATTCGTTCTACATGGTGGTCATCACGCTTTCCACCATCGGCTTTGGCGAGGTGCATCCTCTGTCGCAGGAAGGGCGCGTGCTCACCACCTTTGTCATCCTCACCGGCGTGGGCAACTTTGCCTTCATCCTCGGTGCGTTTTCTCAGTTGATTGTGGAAGGCAGGCTATTCAAACTACTTGGGAGGCGCAGGGTGCTTAAGACCATCAGCAAGCTTCGCGGACATTGCATCATCTGCGGATATGGCCGTATCGGCAGCGTCGTGGCTCAGGAAATCATGGATGAAGGCTACGATATCGTCGTCATTGAAAATGACCCCAAAGCTGTTGAAAGACTGGAAGAAGATGGGGTGCTCCATATCTCCGGTGATGCCACGTCTGACGAGGTGCTTGCGGAAGCGGGCATCGGTCATGCCCAAAGCCTCATTGCCAGCCTTTCGGAAGACTCCCAGAACGTCTACGTGGTGCTCAGCGCCCGTCAGCTCAACAAGGACATTAATATCGTGGCCCGTGCCGGTGCGCAGGAGCATGTAGGCAAGCTCAAATTGGCCGGGGCCAACGTGGTGCTTATGCCCAACCGTATTGGGGGCGTTCGTATGGCGCAATCCGTGCTGCGTCCCACCGTGACCAGCTTCATGGAATTGGCGCACAAGAAGACCACGCAGGACATTCAGATGGAAGAACTCACCATTTCCGAAACATCGGAACTGGTGGGCAAGAATCTCATTGAGTCCGGCATTCGTCCGCGTTTCAATCTGATTATCATCGCCATCAAGAAGGCCGGTCAGGACATGACCTTCAACCCCGAGCCCAAAACCGTGCTGAGCGCCGGGGATACGGTCA
- a CDS encoding ATP-dependent Clp protease adaptor ClpS, which produces MTHRFSDPDRQDQLLLDEDLQEPRKFKVLLHNDDYTTMEFVIAILVQVFRKTVQQATAIMLSVHEKGIGECGVYTAEVAETKVAIVHARARKEGFPLRCSMEEV; this is translated from the coding sequence ATGACCCACAGATTTTCCGACCCGGACAGACAGGACCAGCTCCTGCTGGATGAAGACCTGCAGGAGCCCAGAAAATTCAAAGTGCTTCTGCATAATGATGACTACACGACCATGGAGTTCGTCATCGCCATTCTCGTGCAGGTGTTCCGCAAGACTGTTCAGCAGGCCACGGCCATCATGCTGAGCGTTCATGAGAAAGGGATAGGGGAGTGTGGCGTCTACACCGCCGAGGTGGCGGAAACAAAGGTAGCCATAGTGCATGCGCGCGCCCGCAAGGAGGGCTTTCCCCTGCGGTGCAGCATGGAAGAGGTATAG
- a CDS encoding CheR family methyltransferase, whose product MKNHPDNGSSKYVDPVGRPAPMSDKVFQRLSSFIHERVGIKLPPSKRTMLEARLQKRLRLLNHPSYESYVDYVFSDVGMEKELRNLIDVVTTNTTEFFREPKHFDYLVNGVLPDWIRRHGTRRLKLWSAGCSIGMEPYTLAMVLSNFAEQFGGFSFHILATDISSRALQTAVKAVYDEDRISCIPDVLCKKYLLRSKDRSKKLIRIAPEIRSLVEFQRLNFMEQFSFSNPLDIIFCRNVIIYFDKPTQERLFKQFCECLRPGGFLFIGHSESLAGMNLPLVQAAPTVYRRV is encoded by the coding sequence ATGAAGAATCATCCTGATAACGGTTCATCGAAATACGTCGACCCTGTAGGCCGGCCGGCCCCCATGTCCGACAAGGTGTTTCAGCGCCTCAGTTCCTTCATTCATGAAAGGGTAGGCATAAAGTTGCCTCCTTCCAAGCGAACCATGCTTGAGGCCCGATTGCAGAAGCGTCTGCGTTTGCTGAACCATCCTTCTTATGAAAGCTACGTAGATTACGTGTTTTCTGATGTCGGCATGGAGAAGGAACTGCGCAACCTGATTGATGTGGTCACCACCAATACCACGGAATTCTTCCGTGAACCCAAGCACTTTGACTATCTGGTGAATGGCGTATTGCCGGATTGGATCCGCAGACACGGCACCCGGCGTCTCAAGCTGTGGAGTGCAGGGTGCTCCATCGGTATGGAACCCTATACGCTTGCCATGGTGCTCAGCAACTTTGCAGAGCAGTTCGGCGGTTTCTCCTTTCATATTCTGGCGACGGATATCTCTTCCCGCGCACTGCAAACCGCAGTGAAGGCGGTATATGATGAGGACAGGATTTCCTGCATCCCTGATGTCCTGTGCAAGAAGTACCTGTTGCGAAGCAAGGACAGGTCTAAAAAGCTCATACGCATCGCCCCGGAGATTCGTTCTCTGGTCGAGTTCCAGCGGCTCAATTTCATGGAACAGTTTAGTTTTTCCAATCCTCTGGACATCATTTTCTGTCGAAACGTCATTATCTATTTCGATAAACCAACACAGGAGCGGCTGTTCAAACAGTTCTGCGAGTGCCTCCGGCCCGGAGGCTTCCTGTTCATCGGCCACTCGGAAAGCCTCGCCGGCATGAATTTGCCGCTCGTTCAAGCGGCACCAACGGTTTACAGGAGAGTGTAG